One genomic region from Streptomyces sp. NBC_00457 encodes:
- a CDS encoding DUF5990 family protein yields MRIRIDAVDLPGLTCPPGAFADDDVPAYRNIHVAVQRRDRPAELLDPKPGDAASAAWTLECTTTASPGGTDVKGPYVQGRPGGRFIYLSWGTVEDSGTFTMFRRAKLMLDAVPAEELEAATLTGLLVGRLGLTDARGGPLCARVVPPRITWTAESA; encoded by the coding sequence ATGCGCATCCGCATCGACGCCGTCGACCTACCCGGTCTGACCTGCCCACCCGGAGCATTCGCCGACGACGACGTTCCGGCGTACCGCAACATCCACGTCGCCGTGCAACGCCGCGACCGTCCGGCTGAACTTCTCGATCCCAAGCCCGGCGACGCCGCCTCGGCGGCTTGGACCCTGGAGTGCACCACGACGGCCTCACCTGGCGGCACCGATGTGAAAGGGCCCTACGTTCAGGGCCGTCCAGGAGGCCGGTTCATCTACCTGTCGTGGGGCACCGTCGAAGACTCCGGCACTTTCACGATGTTCCGTCGCGCCAAGCTCATGCTCGACGCCGTGCCCGCCGAGGAACTCGAGGCTGCCACCCTCACCGGCCTGCTGGTGGGACGCCTCGGACTGACTGACGCGCGCGGCGGGCCTCTGTGCGCACGCGTCGTGCCACCGCGCATCACCTGGACCGCCGAATCCGCCTGA
- a CDS encoding DNA polymerase III subunit gamma and tau, with translation MSSLALYRRYRPESFAEVIGQEHVTDPLQQALRNNRVNHAYLFSGPRGCGKTTSARILARCLNCEQGPTPTPCGECQSCRDLARNGPGSIDVIEIDAASHGGVDDARDLREKAFFGPAGSRYKIYIIDEAHMVTSAGFNALLKVVEEPPEHLKFIFATTEPEKVIGTIRSRTHHYPFRLVPPGTLREYLGEVCGRENIPVEDGVLPLVVRAGAGSVRDSMSVMDQLLAAAGADGVTYAMAISLLGYTDTSLLDSVVEAFATGDGAAAFEVVDRIIEGGNDPRRFVADLLERLRDLVILAAVPDAVEKGLIDAPADVLERMQAQAGTFGAAELSRAADLVNEGLTEMRGATSPRLQLELICARVMLPAAYGDERSVMARLDRLERGVNFSAGGGAPAMGYVPGPEAHGGAGAGAAAGMGAMSASAPPAPSVPPGGGAAAARAAVRGSGSGPGGSGAGSGGATDPDSGTTSAAGSVPPAAAGPGGGPSGGGQPQQAQQQPQHSQQPQQPQPGQGSTSSAPGSTPGAWPTATPAGGGRRPGGWPTTTPAGGGRPAAADTPAPAPAPPPAPHAATPTPPSTPAPGGLDPRMLWPNILETVKNRRRFTWILLSQNAQVVGFDGTTLQLGFVNAGARDNFASSGSEDVLRQALAEQFNVQWKIEAVVDPSGGSAPPQSSGSSGFNGGGGYGGGGSTGGSGHGGSGATTPPRPASPQPPPTSPGPTPAPAAPAPRSSSSPSPASSTPEPPPVSPEDDTPEDDDPDLDESALSGHELIVKELGATVVEEFTNE, from the coding sequence GTGTCGTCTCTTGCGCTGTACCGCCGCTATCGCCCGGAGTCGTTCGCCGAGGTCATCGGGCAGGAGCATGTAACCGACCCGCTGCAGCAGGCGCTGCGGAACAACCGGGTCAATCACGCGTACCTGTTCAGCGGTCCGCGCGGATGCGGCAAGACGACGAGCGCGCGGATTCTGGCGCGGTGTCTGAACTGCGAGCAGGGGCCCACGCCCACCCCGTGCGGTGAGTGCCAGTCCTGCCGGGATCTCGCTCGGAACGGGCCCGGTTCGATCGATGTCATCGAGATCGACGCCGCTTCGCACGGTGGTGTCGATGACGCGCGTGACCTGCGGGAAAAGGCCTTCTTCGGGCCCGCAGGCAGCCGCTACAAGATCTACATCATCGACGAGGCCCACATGGTCACGTCGGCCGGTTTCAACGCGCTGCTGAAGGTCGTCGAGGAGCCGCCGGAGCACCTCAAGTTCATCTTCGCCACCACCGAGCCCGAGAAGGTCATCGGGACGATCCGGTCGCGGACCCATCACTACCCGTTCCGGCTCGTTCCGCCGGGGACGCTGAGGGAGTACCTCGGCGAGGTGTGCGGGCGGGAGAACATCCCTGTCGAGGACGGTGTGCTGCCGCTGGTGGTGCGCGCCGGGGCGGGGTCCGTGCGTGACTCCATGTCCGTCATGGACCAGCTGCTCGCCGCGGCCGGTGCCGACGGTGTGACGTATGCCATGGCCATCTCGCTGCTCGGCTACACGGACACCTCGCTGCTCGACTCCGTCGTCGAGGCCTTCGCCACAGGTGACGGCGCCGCCGCCTTCGAGGTCGTCGACCGCATCATCGAGGGCGGCAACGACCCGCGTCGCTTCGTCGCCGATCTGCTGGAGCGGCTACGGGACCTGGTGATCCTCGCCGCCGTTCCGGACGCGGTGGAGAAGGGGCTCATCGATGCCCCCGCCGACGTGCTCGAGCGGATGCAGGCCCAGGCCGGCACCTTCGGCGCCGCCGAACTCAGCCGCGCAGCCGACCTCGTCAATGAAGGCCTGACCGAGATGCGGGGCGCCACCTCCCCCCGACTCCAGCTCGAACTGATCTGCGCGCGCGTGATGCTGCCCGCCGCGTACGGGGACGAGCGGTCGGTCATGGCCCGCCTCGACCGGCTCGAGCGCGGCGTGAACTTCTCGGCCGGGGGCGGGGCACCCGCGATGGGGTATGTGCCCGGGCCCGAGGCGCACGGCGGTGCGGGTGCGGGTGCGGCGGCGGGGATGGGGGCCATGAGTGCATCGGCTCCTCCGGCTCCTTCGGTTCCTCCAGGGGGCGGGGCCGCTGCGGCTCGGGCTGCCGTGCGGGGCTCCGGCTCCGGGCCCGGTGGTTCTGGGGCGGGTTCGGGGGGTGCGACCGACCCGGACAGTGGTACGACGTCGGCGGCTGGGTCGGTTCCGCCTGCCGCCGCCGGCCCGGGCGGCGGACCTTCTGGTGGCGGTCAGCCGCAGCAGGCCCAGCAACAACCACAGCACAGCCAACAGCCTCAGCAGCCCCAGCCCGGCCAGGGCTCAACCAGCTCTGCCCCCGGCTCCACCCCCGGCGCCTGGCCCACCGCCACCCCCGCCGGCGGCGGCCGACGCCCCGGCGGCTGGCCGACGACGACCCCGGCGGGCGGTGGCCGGCCCGCAGCCGCCGACACACCCGCCCCTGCACCCGCGCCACCGCCCGCCCCACACGCCGCCACCCCCACCCCCCCATCCACCCCGGCACCCGGCGGCCTCGATCCCCGCATGCTCTGGCCCAACATCCTCGAGACCGTCAAGAACCGCCGTCGCTTCACCTGGATCCTGCTCAGCCAGAACGCCCAGGTGGTCGGCTTCGACGGCACCACCCTCCAACTCGGCTTCGTCAACGCCGGTGCGCGGGACAACTTCGCGAGCAGCGGCAGCGAGGACGTGCTGCGACAGGCGCTGGCCGAGCAGTTCAACGTCCAGTGGAAGATCGAGGCCGTCGTCGACCCGTCGGGCGGCTCGGCACCCCCACAATCCTCCGGCTCCTCCGGCTTCAACGGCGGCGGTGGCTACGGGGGTGGAGGCAGCACTGGTGGAAGTGGCCACGGCGGCAGCGGAGCTACGACGCCCCCGCGCCCGGCATCCCCCCAGCCCCCGCCCACCTCACCCGGGCCCACCCCGGCTCCCGCCGCCCCCGCACCACGGTCCTCGTCCTCACCCTCGCCCGCGTCGTCCACTCCGGAGCCACCCCCCGTCTCCCCCGAGGACGACACCCCGGAGGACGACGACCCGGACCTCGACGAGTCGGCCCTCTCCGGCCACGAACTCATCGTGAAGGAGCTGGGGGCGACAGTGGTGGAGGAGTTCACCAACGAGTAG
- the purD gene encoding phosphoribosylamine--glycine ligase, whose translation MKVLVIGNGAREHALCRSLSLDPDVTALHCAPGNAGIAEVAELHQVDALDGTAVYALATELGADLVVVGPEAPLVAGVADAVREAGIPVFGPSKEAAQLEGSKAFAKEVMAAAGVPTARSYVCTTPAEVDEALDAFGAPYVVKDDGLAAGKGVVVTGDIEAAAAHANACERVVIEEYLDGPEVSLFAVTDGVTVVPLQPAQDFKRALDGDEGPNTGGMGAYSPLPWADPKLVDEVMQTVLQPTVDEMRRRGTPFSGLLYAGLAITGRGVRVIEFNARFGDPETQVVLARLKTPLAGVLLAAANGTLDVLEPLRWSDDAAVTVVVASHNYPATPRTGDPITGLDEVATQDAPHAYVLHAGTKRAGDAIVSAGGRVLSVTATGTNLTEARDRAYQAVSRIHLDGSQHRTDIAAKVAGA comes from the coding sequence GTGAAGGTCCTCGTCATCGGAAACGGCGCCCGCGAACACGCCCTGTGCCGTTCCCTGTCCCTCGATCCCGACGTCACCGCGCTGCACTGCGCCCCCGGCAACGCCGGTATCGCCGAGGTCGCCGAGCTGCACCAGGTGGACGCCCTGGACGGCACGGCCGTATACGCGCTGGCCACCGAGCTCGGCGCCGACCTGGTCGTCGTAGGCCCGGAGGCGCCGCTTGTCGCGGGGGTCGCCGATGCTGTGCGCGAGGCGGGGATTCCGGTCTTCGGCCCGTCCAAGGAGGCCGCGCAGCTGGAGGGCTCCAAGGCCTTCGCGAAGGAGGTCATGGCGGCGGCCGGGGTGCCTACGGCCAGGTCGTACGTGTGCACCACGCCCGCGGAGGTCGACGAGGCCCTCGACGCCTTCGGCGCACCGTACGTCGTGAAGGACGACGGGCTCGCGGCCGGCAAGGGCGTCGTCGTCACCGGCGACATCGAGGCGGCCGCGGCGCACGCCAACGCCTGTGAGCGCGTCGTCATCGAGGAGTACCTGGACGGCCCCGAGGTCTCCCTCTTCGCGGTCACCGACGGTGTGACGGTCGTCCCGCTGCAGCCCGCCCAGGACTTCAAACGCGCCCTGGACGGCGACGAGGGCCCGAACACCGGCGGCATGGGGGCGTACTCCCCGCTGCCCTGGGCCGACCCGAAGCTGGTCGACGAGGTCATGCAGACCGTGCTCCAGCCCACCGTCGACGAGATGCGCCGGCGCGGTACCCCCTTCTCCGGCCTGCTGTACGCCGGTCTCGCGATCACCGGCCGGGGCGTACGGGTCATCGAGTTCAACGCCCGCTTCGGCGACCCCGAGACCCAGGTCGTCCTCGCCCGCCTCAAGACCCCGCTGGCCGGTGTCCTGCTCGCCGCGGCGAACGGCACCCTCGACGTCCTCGAGCCCCTGCGCTGGAGCGACGACGCCGCGGTCACCGTGGTCGTCGCCTCGCACAACTACCCCGCGACCCCGCGCACCGGCGACCCGATCACCGGCCTCGACGAGGTGGCCACCCAGGACGCCCCGCACGCGTACGTCCTGCACGCCGGGACGAAGCGCGCCGGCGACGCGATCGTCAGCGCGGGCGGCCGCGTCCTCTCCGTCACGGCCACCGGCACGAACCTCACCGAGGCCCGCGACCGCGCCTACCAGGCCGTCTCCCGCATCCACCTCGACGGCTCCCAGCACCGCACGGACATCGCGGCGAAGGTGGCGGGCGCGTAA
- a CDS encoding N,N-dimethylformamidase beta subunit family domain-containing protein, protein MASQQIRRWESGALAHAVTDPFGQGPVPWLRGSETYFDDTGQVVPWYVDPSPAQSTGENPRVPAPRSSTGGGPRAADDVKRQIKGFASTGAAAPGEAIDFHITVDPPQEFSVDVYRIGHYGGDGAAKITTSPRLSGIVQPPPLTADRTVSCHHWWLSWRLQIPSYWSIGAYVAVLTTADGYRSHVPFTVRDNHPADLLLLLPDITWQAYNLYPEDGRTGASLYHAWDEQGRLLGEADAATTVSFDRPYAGAGLPLHVGHAYDFIRWAERYGYDLAYANAGDLHAGLVDPARYRGLVFPGHDEYWSPAMRRTTELAREHGTSLVFLSANTMYWQVELGPSPSGVPDRLLTCRKRKGPGRPVLWREIDRPEQQLVGIQYAGRVPEPHPLIVRNAEHWLWEATGAHEGDEIDGLVAGEADRYFPRTPLPEHENRILLAHSPYSDSDGALRHQETSLYRAPSGSLVFASGTFAWSPALDRPGHVDPRIQRATANLLDRICKRD, encoded by the coding sequence ATGGCGTCGCAGCAGATTCGCCGCTGGGAGTCGGGCGCGCTGGCGCACGCGGTGACGGACCCCTTCGGCCAGGGCCCCGTCCCCTGGCTGCGCGGCAGCGAGACCTACTTCGACGACACCGGCCAGGTCGTCCCCTGGTACGTCGATCCCAGCCCCGCGCAGTCGACCGGCGAGAACCCCCGCGTCCCAGCCCCCCGATCCTCCACCGGCGGCGGCCCGCGCGCCGCCGACGACGTCAAGCGCCAGATCAAGGGCTTCGCCTCCACCGGCGCGGCCGCCCCCGGCGAGGCCATCGACTTCCATATCACCGTCGACCCGCCCCAGGAATTCAGCGTCGACGTCTACCGCATCGGCCACTACGGCGGCGACGGCGCAGCCAAGATCACCACCAGCCCCCGCCTGTCCGGCATCGTCCAGCCACCCCCGCTCACCGCCGACCGGACCGTCTCCTGTCACCACTGGTGGCTGTCCTGGCGGCTGCAGATCCCCTCCTACTGGAGCATCGGCGCCTACGTCGCCGTCCTCACCACCGCCGACGGCTACCGCTCCCACGTGCCGTTCACCGTCCGCGACAACCACCCAGCTGACCTGCTGCTCCTCCTGCCCGACATCACCTGGCAGGCCTACAACCTCTACCCGGAGGACGGCCGCACCGGCGCCAGCCTCTACCACGCCTGGGACGAGCAGGGCCGGCTGCTGGGCGAGGCCGACGCCGCGACCACGGTCTCCTTCGACCGCCCGTACGCCGGCGCGGGCCTCCCCCTCCACGTAGGCCACGCCTACGACTTCATCCGCTGGGCCGAGCGCTACGGCTACGACCTGGCCTACGCCAACGCCGGCGACCTGCACGCCGGCCTCGTCGACCCCGCCCGCTACCGGGGCCTGGTCTTCCCCGGCCACGACGAGTACTGGTCGCCGGCCATGCGCCGCACCACGGAACTGGCCCGCGAGCACGGCACCTCCCTGGTCTTCCTCTCCGCCAACACCATGTACTGGCAAGTGGAGTTGGGCCCGTCCCCGTCCGGCGTCCCCGACCGCCTGCTCACCTGCCGGAAACGGAAAGGACCGGGCAGGCCGGTCCTCTGGCGCGAGATCGACCGCCCCGAGCAGCAACTCGTCGGCATCCAGTACGCGGGCCGCGTCCCCGAGCCGCACCCCCTGATCGTCCGCAACGCCGAGCACTGGCTGTGGGAGGCGACCGGCGCGCACGAGGGCGACGAGATCGACGGCCTGGTCGCGGGCGAGGCCGACCGCTACTTCCCGCGCACCCCGCTCCCCGAGCACGAGAACCGCATCCTGCTCGCCCACTCCCCGTACAGCGACAGTGACGGCGCCTTACGCCACCAGGAGACCTCCCTCTACCGCGCCCCTTCGGGCTCCCTGGTCTTCGCGTCCGGAACGTTCGCCTGGTCCCCGGCTCTCGACCGCCCCGGCCACGTGGACCCCCGTATCCAGCGGGCCACGGCCAACCTCCTGGACCGCATCTGCAAACGTGACTGA
- a CDS encoding phosphoribosylaminoimidazolesuccinocarboxamide synthase, translating into MSGFVEKPEPLQVPGLVHLHTGKVRDLYQNDAGDLVMVASDRISAYDWVLPTEIPDKGRVLTQLSLWWFDQVADLIPNHVLSTDLPAGAPAAWEGRTLVCKALQMIPVESVARGYLTGSGLAEYNESRTVCGLALPEGLSDGSELPAPIFTPATKAAVGEHDENVSYEEVARQVGADTAARLRQATLAVYARGRAIARDRGIILADTKFEFGFDNGDLVLADEVLTPDSSRFWPADQWQPGRPQPSYDKQFVRDWLTSAESGWDRKSEQPPPALPQHVVDATRAKYVEAYERLTGTSWA; encoded by the coding sequence GTGTCCGGATTCGTTGAAAAGCCCGAGCCCCTCCAGGTTCCGGGTCTGGTGCATCTGCACACCGGCAAGGTGCGCGACCTGTACCAGAACGACGCGGGCGACCTCGTGATGGTCGCCAGCGACCGCATCTCCGCGTACGACTGGGTGCTGCCGACAGAGATCCCCGACAAGGGCCGTGTCCTCACCCAGCTCTCCCTGTGGTGGTTCGACCAGGTCGCCGACCTGATCCCCAACCACGTCCTGAGCACCGACCTGCCCGCCGGCGCCCCCGCCGCATGGGAAGGCCGCACCCTCGTCTGCAAGGCCCTCCAGATGATCCCCGTCGAGAGCGTGGCCCGCGGCTACCTCACCGGCTCGGGCCTCGCCGAGTACAACGAGTCCCGCACCGTCTGCGGCCTCGCCCTCCCCGAGGGGCTGAGCGACGGCTCGGAGCTCCCCGCCCCGATCTTCACCCCGGCCACCAAGGCGGCCGTCGGCGAGCACGACGAGAACGTGTCGTACGAGGAGGTCGCCCGCCAGGTCGGCGCCGACACCGCCGCCCGGCTGCGCCAGGCCACCCTCGCCGTCTACGCCCGCGGCCGCGCCATCGCCCGTGACCGCGGGATCATCCTGGCGGACACCAAGTTCGAGTTCGGCTTCGACAACGGCGACCTGGTCCTCGCCGACGAGGTCCTCACCCCGGACTCCTCCCGCTTCTGGCCGGCCGACCAGTGGCAGCCGGGGCGCCCGCAGCCGTCGTACGACAAGCAGTTCGTGCGTGACTGGCTGACCTCGGCGGAGTCCGGCTGGGACCGGAAGAGCGAGCAGCCGCCGCCCGCGCTGCCGCAGCACGTGGTGGACGCGACCCGCGCCAAGTACGTGGAGGCGTACGAGCGGCTGACGGGCACGAGCTGGGCGTGA
- a CDS encoding response regulator transcription factor, with amino-acid sequence MTVRLLLADDEHLIRGALAALLALEDDLLIVAEAATGPEALAMARAHAPDVAVLDLQMPGADGVKVATSLRTELPQCQVLIVTSHGRPGHLKRALAAGVRGFVPKTVSARRLAEVIRTVHAGNRYVDPELAADAISAGDSPLTAREAEVLELAADGAPVSEIAERAALSQGTVRNYLSSAVSKLGAENRHAAVRLARERGWV; translated from the coding sequence ATGACCGTCCGGCTGCTGCTCGCCGACGACGAGCACCTCATCCGGGGTGCGCTCGCCGCGCTGCTCGCGCTGGAGGACGATCTCCTGATCGTCGCCGAGGCGGCCACGGGACCGGAGGCGCTGGCGATGGCCCGGGCGCATGCGCCGGACGTCGCCGTGCTCGATCTTCAGATGCCTGGCGCCGACGGTGTGAAGGTCGCCACATCGCTACGGACCGAACTGCCTCAGTGCCAGGTGCTGATCGTGACCAGTCATGGCCGGCCGGGGCATCTGAAGCGGGCGCTCGCGGCCGGTGTGCGGGGGTTCGTGCCGAAGACGGTGAGCGCGCGGCGGCTCGCGGAGGTCATCCGGACCGTGCACGCCGGGAACCGTTACGTCGACCCGGAGTTGGCCGCCGACGCGATCTCCGCCGGGGACTCGCCGCTGACCGCGCGCGAGGCCGAGGTGCTGGAACTCGCCGCCGACGGGGCGCCCGTATCGGAGATCGCGGAGCGGGCGGCGCTGTCGCAGGGGACCGTACGGAACTATCTGTCGTCGGCCGTCTCCAAGCTCGGGGCGGAGAACCGGCATGCAGCGGTACGGCTCGCACGTGAGCGAGGTTGGGTATAG
- a CDS encoding sensor histidine kinase — MRGPEGWWRGKSTPAKVETYTRWSYHSLPMVEVATVGLAVFGNAGLQLAGLLFAAVCAHALLCTVTVARALDWTRERRPQPLRLMWALGVVTALIAAGALLLADRSPGDSDADSAAGGLFATVVIFGVGIMALGIRGRRRVLMLVAGFTAGAGLVALLLGAPAGAALATAVAVLAGSGFMSFASVFSVWLLNAVYALGDARETRARLAVAEERLRFGRDLHDVMGRNLAVIALKSELAVQLSRRGRPEAVDQMIEVQRIAHETQREVRDVVRGYREADLSVELAGARGVLTAAGIDCEVSGSTEGLPVDVQSALGWVVREATTNVLRHGDARRCEVSVRRREGRVVLTVENDGARTASGTGGSGLAGLRERLAAVAGTLEAGPVRQGVFRLVAEVPVTAAVVSEVAS; from the coding sequence ATGCGGGGGCCGGAGGGCTGGTGGCGGGGGAAGAGCACGCCGGCGAAGGTGGAGACGTATACGCGGTGGTCCTACCACAGCCTCCCGATGGTCGAGGTCGCGACCGTCGGGCTGGCCGTCTTCGGCAACGCGGGGCTCCAGCTGGCGGGGTTGCTGTTCGCGGCGGTGTGCGCGCACGCCCTGCTCTGCACGGTCACCGTCGCCCGGGCACTCGACTGGACGCGCGAGCGCCGCCCGCAACCCCTGCGGCTGATGTGGGCGCTGGGGGTGGTCACGGCTTTGATCGCGGCCGGCGCGCTGCTCCTCGCCGATCGCAGCCCGGGCGACTCCGACGCCGACTCCGCGGCCGGCGGCCTCTTCGCCACGGTGGTGATCTTCGGTGTCGGCATCATGGCGCTCGGCATCCGCGGCCGGCGGCGGGTGCTGATGCTGGTGGCGGGTTTCACCGCGGGCGCCGGTCTTGTGGCGCTCCTGCTGGGTGCCCCCGCGGGCGCCGCGCTGGCCACGGCCGTCGCGGTCCTGGCCGGGTCCGGCTTCATGTCCTTCGCGTCCGTCTTCTCCGTCTGGCTGCTCAACGCCGTCTACGCACTCGGCGATGCCCGGGAGACCCGCGCCCGGCTCGCCGTCGCCGAGGAGCGGCTCCGCTTCGGGCGGGATCTGCATGACGTGATGGGGCGGAATCTCGCGGTGATCGCGTTGAAGAGCGAGCTGGCGGTGCAGCTGTCGCGGCGCGGGCGGCCGGAGGCCGTGGATCAGATGATCGAGGTGCAGCGGATCGCGCATGAGACGCAGCGGGAGGTGCGGGATGTCGTACGGGGGTATCGGGAGGCCGACCTGTCGGTCGAACTCGCCGGTGCGCGGGGGGTGTTGACCGCGGCCGGGATCGACTGCGAGGTGTCCGGCTCGACCGAGGGGCTGCCGGTCGATGTGCAGTCGGCGCTCGGGTGGGTGGTGCGTGAGGCGACGACGAATGTGCTGCGGCACGGGGACGCACGGCGCTGTGAGGTGTCCGTGCGGAGGAGGGAGGGGCGGGTGGTACTGACCGTGGAGAACGACGGGGCCCGTACGGCGTCCGGCACCGGTGGTTCGGGGCTGGCGGGGCTGCGGGAGCGGCTGGCGGCGGTGGCCGGGACGCTGGAGGCGGGACCGGTGCGGCAGGGCGTGTTCCGGTTGGTGGCCGAGGTGCCGGTGACTGCGGCCGTGGTCAGTGAGGTCGCTTCATGA
- a CDS encoding ABC transporter permease, which translates to MAALARAELTLLGRSKATLVSALFVPLVIPISVRSAFPESELEDVGLTVGLVMLNAAIGFSLLFAVYSALVGVFTARREELVLKRLRTGELRDTEILAGAATPAAVIGLAQCLLLAAGCTALLDIPAPKAVYLAVLGVLLGVVMCVALAAVTASYSRTVESAQVTTLPLLFISMLGSGIAIPLEMLPDRLASVLELLPLSPVMKLVQGGWSGDLSASEALSSMTLALAWTLVAVFAVRRWFRWEPRH; encoded by the coding sequence ATGGCCGCCCTCGCCCGCGCCGAGCTGACGCTGCTCGGGCGCAGCAAGGCCACGCTCGTCTCGGCGCTGTTCGTACCGCTGGTGATACCGATCAGTGTGCGGTCGGCGTTTCCGGAGTCGGAGCTCGAGGACGTCGGGCTCACCGTCGGGCTGGTGATGCTGAACGCCGCGATCGGTTTCTCGCTGCTGTTCGCCGTGTACTCGGCGCTGGTCGGCGTCTTCACCGCGCGGCGTGAGGAACTCGTCCTCAAGCGGCTGCGCACGGGGGAGCTGCGGGACACGGAGATCCTGGCGGGTGCCGCGACGCCGGCCGCGGTGATCGGGCTGGCGCAGTGCCTGCTGCTGGCGGCCGGCTGCACGGCTCTGCTCGACATCCCGGCGCCCAAGGCCGTGTATCTCGCCGTCCTGGGCGTGCTGTTGGGCGTGGTGATGTGTGTGGCGCTCGCGGCCGTCACCGCCAGCTACTCGCGGACCGTGGAGAGCGCGCAGGTCACCACGCTGCCCCTGCTGTTCATCTCGATGCTCGGCTCCGGCATCGCCATTCCGCTGGAAATGCTGCCCGACCGGCTGGCCTCCGTCCTGGAGCTGCTGCCGCTGTCGCCGGTGATGAAGCTGGTGCAGGGCGGCTGGAGCGGGGACCTCTCGGCGAGCGAGGCGCTCAGCTCCATGACGCTCGCGCTGGCCTGGACCCTGGTCGCGGTGTTTGCTGTACGGCGGTGGTTCCGGTGGGAGCCGCGGCACTGA
- a CDS encoding ABC transporter ATP-binding protein, whose translation MDSKEHEHVIEVTDLRRVYGGGFEAVRGVTFSVARGELFALLGTNGAGKTSTVELLEGLAAPAGGRVRVLGHDPYADRAVVRPRTGVMLQEGGFPSELTVAETARMWAACTSGARPVDEALGLVGLSRRTGVRVKQLSGGERRRLDLALALLGDPEVLFLDEPTTGMDAEGRRDTWELVRSLREGGTTVLLTTHYLEEAEQLADGLAIMHEGRIAAAGTPEEVTASQPSRISFELPLGYFVGDLPPLGELGVSGHEVDGRVVRLRTQELQRTATGVLMWAAQAGVELHRLDVRPASLEEAFLGIARKAHDAPAAQKEYV comes from the coding sequence ATGGACTCAAAAGAACACGAGCACGTGATCGAGGTCACCGACCTGCGGCGTGTGTACGGGGGCGGGTTCGAGGCCGTGCGCGGTGTCACCTTCTCCGTGGCCCGCGGCGAGCTCTTCGCACTCCTCGGCACCAACGGAGCCGGCAAGACCTCGACCGTCGAACTGCTGGAGGGCCTCGCCGCGCCCGCCGGGGGCCGGGTGCGGGTGCTGGGCCACGACCCGTACGCCGATCGGGCCGTCGTACGACCGCGCACCGGGGTGATGCTGCAGGAGGGCGGGTTTCCGTCCGAGCTGACCGTCGCCGAGACCGCGCGGATGTGGGCGGCCTGCACGAGCGGGGCGCGGCCGGTGGACGAGGCGCTGGGACTGGTCGGGCTGTCGCGGCGGACCGGCGTACGGGTGAAGCAGCTGTCCGGGGGTGAGCGGCGGCGCCTGGATCTCGCGCTGGCACTGCTCGGCGACCCGGAGGTGCTGTTCCTGGACGAGCCGACGACCGGGATGGATGCCGAAGGGCGCCGGGACACCTGGGAGTTGGTGCGGTCGCTGCGCGAGGGCGGTACGACCGTCCTGCTGACCACGCACTACCTGGAGGAGGCCGAGCAGCTCGCCGACGGGCTGGCGATCATGCACGAGGGGCGGATCGCGGCGGCCGGCACGCCCGAGGAGGTGACGGCGTCCCAGCCGTCCCGGATCTCCTTCGAGCTGCCCCTGGGGTACTTCGTCGGAGACCTGCCGCCGCTCGGTGAGCTGGGGGTGAGCGGGCACGAGGTGGACGGACGCGTCGTACGGCTGCGGACCCAGGAGCTGCAGCGGACCGCCACCGGAGTGCTGATGTGGGCCGCGCAGGCCGGAGTCGAGCTGCACCGCCTCGATGTGCGCCCGGCCTCGCTGGAAGAGGCGTTTCTGGGGATCGCCCGGAAGGCGCACGACGCACCCGCCGCCCAGAAGGAGTACGTGTGA
- a CDS encoding histone-like nucleoid-structuring protein Lsr2 has translation MAQKVVVTLFDDIDGSEAAETIAFGLDGKSYEIDLNQANAKKLRKALAPYVEAGRKRSRSGKAYRQTEVAPDPAAVRAWAQAHKMEVPARGRIPKKVYEAFAAAQ, from the coding sequence GTGGCGCAGAAGGTCGTGGTCACCCTCTTTGACGACATCGACGGTTCAGAAGCGGCGGAGACGATCGCTTTCGGACTCGACGGCAAGTCGTACGAGATCGACCTGAATCAAGCCAATGCCAAGAAACTGCGTAAGGCGCTCGCGCCGTACGTGGAGGCCGGCCGGAAGCGGTCGCGGTCCGGCAAGGCGTACCGGCAGACCGAGGTCGCCCCCGACCCGGCAGCAGTCCGGGCCTGGGCCCAGGCCCACAAGATGGAGGTGCCGGCGCGCGGCCGGATCCCCAAGAAGGTCTACGAGGCGTTCGCCGCCGCCCAGTGA
- the purS gene encoding phosphoribosylformylglycinamidine synthase subunit PurS: MARVVVDVMLKPEILDPQGQAVQRALPRLGFEGISDVRQGKRFELEVDGPVDDAALARIHELAESFLANTVIENFTVRVEEVAEAVK; the protein is encoded by the coding sequence GTGGCACGCGTCGTAGTCGACGTCATGCTCAAGCCGGAGATCCTCGACCCCCAGGGCCAGGCGGTGCAGCGCGCACTGCCGCGACTGGGTTTCGAAGGCATCTCGGACGTACGTCAGGGAAAGCGATTCGAACTGGAAGTTGACGGGCCGGTCGACGATGCCGCGCTCGCCCGCATCCACGAACTCGCGGAATCCTTCCTCGCCAACACCGTGATCGAGAACTTCACCGTCCGGGTCGAGGAAGTCGCGGAGGCCGTGAAGTGA